Within Chlamydia pneumoniae TW-183, the genomic segment AAATAACCTTGCAGGTGGAATTCTATCCGTTGTAGGCAATAAAGGAGCTATTGTTGTAGAGAAAAATAGTGCTGAGAAGTCCAATGGAGGAGCTTTTGCTTGCGGAAGTTTTGTTTACAGTAACAACGAAAACACCGCCTTGTGGAAAGAAAATCAAGCATTATCAGGAGGAGCCATATCCTCAGCAAGTGATATTGATATTCAAGGGAACTGTAGCGCTATTGAATTTTCAGGAAACCAGTCTCTAATTGCTCTTGGAGAGCATATAGGGCTTACAGATTTTGTAGGTGGAGGAGCTTTAGCTGCTCAAGGGACGCTTACCTTAAGAAATAATGCAGTAGTGCAATGTGTTAAAAACACTTCTAAAACACATGGTGGAGCTATTTTAGCAGGTACTGTTGATCTCAACGAAACAATTAGCGAAGTTGCCTTTAAGCAGAATACAGCAGCTCTAACTGGAGGTGCTTTAAGTGCAAATGATAAGGTTATAATTGCAAATAACTTTGGAGAAATTCTTTTTGAGCAAAACGAAGTGAGGAATCACGGAGGAGCCATTTATTGTGGATGTCGATCTAATCCTAAGTTAGAACAAAAGGATTCTGGAGAGAACATCAATATTATTGGAAACTCCGGAGCTATCACTTTTTTAAAAAATAAGGCTTCTGTTTTAGAAGTGATGACACAAGCTGAGGATTATGCTGGTGGAGGCGCTTTATGGGGGCATAATGTTCTTCTAGATTCCAATAGTGGGAATATTCAATTTATAGGAAATATAGGTGGAAGTACCTTCTGGATAGGAGAATATGTCGGTGGTGGTGCGATTCTCTCTACTGATAGAGTGACAATTTCTAATAACTCTGGAGATGTTGTTTTTAAAGGAAACAAAGGCCAATGTCTTGCTCAAAAATATGTAGCTCCTCAAGAAACAGCTCCCGTGGAATCAGATGCTTCATCTACAAATAAAGACGAGAAGAGCCTTAATGCTTGTAGTCATGGAGATCATTATCCTCCTAAAACTGTAGAAGAGGAAGTGCCACCTTCATTGTTAGAAGAACATCCTGTTGTTTCTTCGACAGATATTCGTGGTGGTGGGGCCATTCTAGCTCAACATATCTTTATTACAGATAATACAGGAAATCTGAGATTCTCTGGGAACCTTGGTGGTGGTGAAGAGTCTTCTACTGTCGGTGATTTAGCTATCGTAGGAGGAGGTGCTTTGCTTTCTACTAATGAAGTTAATGTTTGCAGTAACCAAAATGTTGTTTTTTCTGATAACGTGACTTCAAATGGTTGTGATTCAGGGGGAGCTATTTTAGCTAAAAAAGTAGATATCTCCGCGAACCACTCGGTTGAATTTGTCTCTAATGGTTCAGGGAAATTCGGTGGTGCCGTTTGCGCTTTAAACGAATCAGTAAACATTACGGACAATGGCTCGGCAGTATCATTCTCTAAAAATAGAACACGTCTTGGCGGTGCTGGAGTTGCAGCTCCTCAAGGCTCTGTAACGATTTGTGGAAATCAGGGAAACATAGCATTTAAAGAGAACTTTGTTTTTGGCTCTGAAAATCAAAGATCAGGTGGAGGAGCTATCATTGCTAACTCTTCTGTAAATATTCAGGATAACGCAGGAGATATCCTATTTGTAAGTAACTCTACGGGATCTTATGGAGGTGCTATTTTTGTAGGATCTTTGGTTGCTTCTGAAGGCAGCAACCCACGAACGCTTACAATTACAGGCAACAGTGGGGATATCCTATTTGCTAAAAATAGCACGCAAACAGCCGCTTCTTTATCAGAAAAAGATTCCTTTGGTGGAGGGGCCATCTATACACAAAACCTCAAAATTGTAAAGAATGCAGGGAACGTTTCTTTCTATGGCAACAGAGCTCCTAGTGGTGCTGGTGTCCAAATTGCAGACGGAGGAACTGTTTGTTTAGAGGCTTTTGGAGGAGATATCTTATTTGAAGGGAATATCAATTTTGATGGGAGTTTCAATGCGATTCACTTATGCGGGAATGACTCAAAAATCGTAGAGCTTTCTGCTGTTCAAGATAAAAATATTATTTTCCAAGATGCAATTACTTATGAAGAGAACACAATTCGTGGCTTGCCAGATAAAGATGTCAGTCCTTTAAGTGCCCCTTCATTAATTTTTAACTCCAAGCCACAAGATGACAGCGCTCAACATCATGAAGGGACGATACGGTTTTCTCGAGGGGTATCTAAAATTCCTCAGATTGCTGCTATACAAGAGGGAACCTTAGCTTTATCACAAAACGCAGAGCTTTGGTTGGCAGGACTTAAACAGGAAACAGGAAGTTCTATCGTATTGTCTGCGGGATCTATTCTCCGTATTTTTGATTCCCAGGTTGATAGCAGTGCGCCTCTTCCTACAGAAAATAAAGAGGAGACTCTTGTTTCTGCCGGAGTTCAAATTAACATGAGCTCTCCTACACCCAATAAAGATAAAGCTGTAGATACTCCAGTACTTGCAGATATCATAAGTATTACTGTAGATTTGTCTTCATTTGTTCCTGAGCAAGACGGAACTCTTCCTCTTCCTCCTGAAATTATCATTCCTAAGGGAACAAAATTACATTCTAATGCCATAGATCTTAAGAT encodes:
- a CDS encoding autotransporter domain-containing protein, with translation MVAKKTVRSYRSSFSHSVIVAILSAGIAFEAHSLHSSELDLGVFNKQFEEHSAHVEEAQTSVLKGSDPVNPSQKESEKVLYTQVPLTQGSSGESLDLADANFLEHFQHLFEETTVFGIDQKLVWSDLDTRNFSQPTQEPDTSNAVSEKISSDTKENRKDLETEDPSKKSGLKEVSSDLPKSPETAVAAISEDLEISENISARDPLQGLAFFYKNTSSQSISEKDSSFQGIIFSGSGANSGLGFENLKAPKSGAAVYSDRDIVFENLVKGLSFISCESLEDGSAAGVNIVVTHCGDVTLTDCATGLDLEALRLVKDFSRGGAVFTARNHEVQNNLAGGILSVVGNKGAIVVEKNSAEKSNGGAFACGSFVYSNNENTALWKENQALSGGAISSASDIDIQGNCSAIEFSGNQSLIALGEHIGLTDFVGGGALAAQGTLTLRNNAVVQCVKNTSKTHGGAILAGTVDLNETISEVAFKQNTAALTGGALSANDKVIIANNFGEILFEQNEVRNHGGAIYCGCRSNPKLEQKDSGENINIIGNSGAITFLKNKASVLEVMTQAEDYAGGGALWGHNVLLDSNSGNIQFIGNIGGSTFWIGEYVGGGAILSTDRVTISNNSGDVVFKGNKGQCLAQKYVAPQETAPVESDASSTNKDEKSLNACSHGDHYPPKTVEEEVPPSLLEEHPVVSSTDIRGGGAILAQHIFITDNTGNLRFSGNLGGGEESSTVGDLAIVGGGALLSTNEVNVCSNQNVVFSDNVTSNGCDSGGAILAKKVDISANHSVEFVSNGSGKFGGAVCALNESVNITDNGSAVSFSKNRTRLGGAGVAAPQGSVTICGNQGNIAFKENFVFGSENQRSGGGAIIANSSVNIQDNAGDILFVSNSTGSYGGAIFVGSLVASEGSNPRTLTITGNSGDILFAKNSTQTAASLSEKDSFGGGAIYTQNLKIVKNAGNVSFYGNRAPSGAGVQIADGGTVCLEAFGGDILFEGNINFDGSFNAIHLCGNDSKIVELSAVQDKNIIFQDAITYEENTIRGLPDKDVSPLSAPSLIFNSKPQDDSAQHHEGTIRFSRGVSKIPQIAAIQEGTLALSQNAELWLAGLKQETGSSIVLSAGSILRIFDSQVDSSAPLPTENKEETLVSAGVQINMSSPTPNKDKAVDTPVLADIISITVDLSSFVPEQDGTLPLPPEIIIPKGTKLHSNAIDLKIIDPTNVGYENHALLSSHKDIPLISLKTAEGMTGTPTADASLSNIKIDVSLPSITPATYGHTGVWSESKMEDGRLVVGWQPTGYKLNPEKQGALVLNNLWSHYTDLRALKQEIFAHHTIAQRMELDFSTNVWGSGLGVVEDCQNIGEFDGFKHHLTGYALGLDTQLVEDFLIGGCFSQFFGKTESQSYKAKNDVKSYMGAAYAGILAGPWLIKGAFVYGNINNDLTTDYGTLGISTGSWIGKGFIAGTSIDYRYIVNPRRFISAIVSTVVPFVEAEYVRIDLPEISEQGKEVRTFQKTRFENVAIPFGFALEHAYSRGSRAEVNSVQLAYVFDVYRKGPVSLITLKDAAYSWKSYGVDIPCKAWKARLSNNTEWNSYLSTYLAFNYEWREDLIAYDFNGGIRIIF